The following are encoded together in the Myxococcales bacterium genome:
- a CDS encoding AbrB/MazE/SpoVT family DNA-binding domain-containing protein — MRITTKGQVTIPLEIRKKLGLLPETEVEFKVEGNAVKIVRAGKAKKATRGELIAQRLRGRATVKMTTDEIMALTRGR, encoded by the coding sequence ATGCGCATCACGACCAAGGGCCAGGTGACGATTCCCCTGGAAATCCGTAAAAAGCTGGGGTTGCTGCCGGAGACCGAAGTCGAATTCAAAGTCGAGGGCAACGCGGTGAAAATCGTTCGCGCCGGCAAGGCGAAAAAGGCCACGCGGGGCGAGTTGATCGCCCAACGCTTGCGGGGGCGCGCGACGGTCAAGATGACCACCGACGAAATCATGGCGTTGACGCGCGGCCGATGA
- a CDS encoding 2Fe-2S iron-sulfur cluster binding domain-containing protein, which yields MKNIVVEMLKDLSQYPKTMYEWNTLRRPGMGVDYTSEEYRALVKRVVNSLHPARMRLRVTLIIDETPSAKTFRLVRVDGDTPPFRAGQYINLFVNQQGVHTSRPYSISSPPGVEYLDLTVRDVPGGFVAPFLLEAFRVGDSFDSTGPAGSFYHEPLIDGEDLVFVAGGSGITPFMSIIRQMELQGWPRKITLLYGSRRTNDVIFGEELARLAKKNERFRFASIISEPPKNYRGLKGFIDAKLIRKEVGAIAGKTFYLCGPHAMYDFCIPELLKLGVPRHKIKRELYGPPADITKVPGWPAKLKPTTVFTVQVNDQTIQAPAGEPLLNSLERHGLVVPAVCRSGECSACRTRLLSGEVFMPPNAGLRESDRQFGYIHACVAFPISDLVIRL from the coding sequence ATGAAAAACATCGTGGTCGAAATGCTGAAGGATCTGAGCCAGTACCCCAAAACCATGTACGAGTGGAACACCCTGCGCCGGCCGGGCATGGGCGTGGATTACACTTCCGAGGAATACCGCGCGCTGGTCAAACGCGTCGTGAATTCGTTGCATCCGGCGCGCATGCGCCTGCGGGTGACGCTGATCATCGACGAGACGCCGAGCGCCAAGACCTTCCGGCTGGTGCGGGTGGACGGCGACACGCCGCCGTTCCGCGCCGGGCAATACATCAACCTGTTCGTCAATCAGCAGGGCGTGCACACCAGCCGGCCGTACAGCATTTCCTCGCCGCCGGGGGTCGAGTACCTCGATCTGACGGTCCGCGACGTGCCGGGCGGTTTCGTGGCGCCGTTCCTGCTCGAGGCGTTCCGGGTCGGCGATTCGTTCGACAGCACCGGTCCGGCGGGCAGCTTCTATCACGAGCCGCTGATCGACGGCGAGGATCTGGTGTTCGTCGCCGGCGGCAGCGGCATCACGCCGTTCATGAGCATCATCCGGCAAATGGAATTGCAGGGCTGGCCGCGGAAAATCACGCTGCTGTACGGCAGCCGCCGCACGAACGATGTCATCTTCGGCGAGGAACTGGCCCGGCTCGCCAAGAAAAACGAGCGCTTCCGCTTCGCTTCGATCATCAGCGAACCGCCGAAGAATTACCGCGGCCTCAAGGGGTTCATCGACGCCAAGCTGATCCGGAAGGAAGTCGGCGCGATCGCCGGTAAAACCTTCTACCTCTGCGGTCCGCACGCGATGTACGATTTTTGCATTCCCGAACTGCTCAAGCTGGGCGTGCCGCGCCACAAGATCAAACGCGAGCTCTACGGCCCGCCCGCCGACATTACCAAGGTGCCCGGCTGGCCCGCGAAGCTCAAGCCGACCACGGTCTTTACCGTGCAGGTCAACGACCAGACCATCCAGGCGCCTGCCGGCGAACCGTTGCTCAATTCGCTGGAACGCCACGGCCTGGTCGTCCCGGCGGTCTGCCGCTCCGGCGAATGCAGCGCCTGCCGCACGCGCCTGCTCAGCGGCGAGGTCTTCATGCCGCCCAACGCCGGCTTGCGCGAATCCGACCGGCAATTCGGCTACATCCACGCCTGCGTGGCGTTCCCGATTTCGGACCTGGTGATTCGCCTCTGA